The following nucleotide sequence is from Paenibacillus antri.
TGAAGGCTTCAGCATCTAGAGGTTGTTTTAGAGCCTTGTAATTTTCTTCTCGTCGTTCTTCAAAATCTATGGGCAGGTCTTCGTCCGGATTCCGGTACCGATTCGCACCACTCACCCAAATTTCTTTGCAACGAAGTTTTTCCCTTAACGCCTGTAAGACGCTAATCTCATAATTCATGCGGTTAATCCGTTCTTGTCCTTTTTCATCTTTCTCAACAAGGATTTCTTTATTTACGCTACGTATTACTCCATCAATTGGGACATCTTCGGTGAACGGTAAATAGTGAAGACCGGTATCCGCATATTTTTTAACCAAAGTATAACAATCAAAAAAGATACATAGTTCCAATTCCTAAAACAAAAACGGAACTTGCTCATTCTCCATGGAATGTTGACGAATAATGAATCCCGACATATAATGTAACAATCGTTACATTATATTTTATAACGAGGTGAAAGATAAAGGAAGATGTATCTATTTTTTTCTTCTGTTTTATCTGCATTAATGGTTGCTTTTATTGTAGGCATGATCAAAGGTAGTCTGAAAACACTGAGAATATACGGTAGAGGTAAAAGTGCGGTTGGGCTCTGCATCGTACTTGCAGCATACCTGTTCGTACAAATTAGTCAACCAGCCCAGGAATACGAAAGCCCTTACGCAACGCTTAAAGAAACGACAAAAACTTATGAGGACGGAAAGGAAGCATTCGATGCGGGACAGTATGATTTGGCCGATGAACTCCTTTCTCAAGTTCCTTCAAGCGATCCAAATTATTACGACGCCAAAGAGATGATAAATCAAATCCAAGACATATATCTGAACAATCATCTACAGAATGCAAGAGCAAAGCTGCAGCAAAAAGACTTTGACGGAGCGCGCGAGGAACTAAACCATGCATTGGAGATCGATAAGTATTCCAAACAAGCGCAAGAATTGATCGTGCAGCTCGAAGAGCAGGAGAATCTGGCACGTAAGCATTCCATCCAAATGGGAATAGCACAAGCATTGGAGCGTGCAAAAGAAAAACTGTCTAGCGATAACTTTGCAGGCGCCAGAGCAGATGCTCAGCGGGCTGCAAAATTGAATCCTCAGTCGGAAGAAGTCAAACAGTTGGAAAACGAGATCGATGTCAAGGAGAAGAATTATAAAAAACGAAAAAGTGAGCAGGAAATGAAACGCTATAAGACAGAGAGCAAAACGTACTCTTATGTATACCTTATGCAAAATATGGACTCCCTGAAGGGAAAAAAAGTAAAGTTAACCGGGAGACTGACTTCGATAGGAAATACTCATTCGGAAATGTTTGCTTTAATGAATCTCATGGGTGAGGAAGGGAAGTTGACCTCAAATCTCGTACAGATCGAATACCCGATGGAATACCAATTTGAGAAAAACGATACGGTTATCGTGTGGGGAGAATTGCAAGGCAAGCGAATTTACAAGGAAGGTTCGGAGGAAGTTCCGGTCATAAAGGGCAAGTACTTAGAAAAAGGGTTATAAGCAGTAAAGCGTATACCACAAAAACCGGAGGTTACAGATGATGAAAACAGTTGTCTTTCTTTGCCCACATAATGCAGCTAAGAGCGTGATTGCCAAGGCTTATTTCGATAAGTTGATCGATGAGAAAAAACTTGATTTTGTTGCAACCTCATCAGGAACAGAACCCGGAAAAGCAGTCTCACCGCAAGTGGTACAGCTTATGAATGAAGAGAATATTGACGTGTCTCACCATGTTCCAAGATCTGTGACAACGGAAGAATTACAATCGGCTTGGAAAATCGTTTCGTTAGGCTGCGATGTAAATAAACTAGGTTCTTTCCGTGAAAAGATGGAAGCCTGGGACGATATCCCTCCCCCGTCACACGACCTTATCGGAGCTCGGGATGCAATTCGGTGTCGGATTGAAACATTAGTGGAAGAGATTGAACCAACCTAACGATCAGAAAAGGAGAAACGATATGACAGAAGCATCTTTGCAAAAACTGGGTAACAATCCGGAAGCAGCCTCTTATACGTTATGGCAACTCATCTTATACTTCCTAAAACTAGGTACTGTCGGATTCGGCGGGCCCGTTGCCTTGGTAGGGTATATGTACCGGGATTTGGTTGAAAAGCGGGGATGGATCTCGGAGTCCGATTACAAAGATGGGCTGGCCTTGGCGCAACTTTCCCCTGGACCGCTCGCGGCACAGTTAGGTATTTATCTTGGGTATGTGCATTATGGCATCCTGGGTGCAACGCTCGCCGGAATCGCCTTCGTTCTGCCTTCTTTCGTGATGGTGGTGGCAGTTAGCTGGGCGTATATTGCATTTGGCGGATTAACCTGGATGCAGGCAGTATTTTATGCGGTCGGCGCGAGCGTTATCGGAATCATTGCTTTCAGCGCATACAAACTGACGACCAAGACGATCGGAAAACAGTGGTTACTTTGGGGCATATATCTCGTATCGGCGATCTATACAGCAGTTATGGAAACCGAAGAAATTGCTCTGATCTTGGCTGCAGGCATTCTAGTCTGGCTTGTAAAAGCGCCCCCGAAACAATGGTTTAATAAAACCAAGCTAAACAGTATGGCAATCATGCCTCTGGCCTGGGCATCGACGAAAATACCAATAGCAGATGCAGGAACGCTTTGGCACATTTTTACGTTTTTCACCAAGGCAGGCGCATTCGTATTCGGCAGTGGTCTCGCGATTGTTCCGTTCTTATACAGCGGCGTCGTTGTGGAAAATGAGTGGTTAAATGCGCAGGAATTCGTCGATGCTGTTGCTGTGGCAATGATTACGCCGGGTCCGGTTGTCATTACGACAGGGTTTATCGGCTATCTGGTAGCCGGTTTTCCCGGAGCTACGATTGCAGCAGTGGCCACCTTCCTTCCGGCATATTTGCTGACGATCATCCCGGCACCTTTCTTTAAGAAATACGGTAAGCGCCCCGGAAT
It contains:
- a CDS encoding tetratricopeptide repeat protein produces the protein MYLFFSSVLSALMVAFIVGMIKGSLKTLRIYGRGKSAVGLCIVLAAYLFVQISQPAQEYESPYATLKETTKTYEDGKEAFDAGQYDLADELLSQVPSSDPNYYDAKEMINQIQDIYLNNHLQNARAKLQQKDFDGAREELNHALEIDKYSKQAQELIVQLEEQENLARKHSIQMGIAQALERAKEKLSSDNFAGARADAQRAAKLNPQSEEVKQLENEIDVKEKNYKKRKSEQEMKRYKTESKTYSYVYLMQNMDSLKGKKVKLTGRLTSIGNTHSEMFALMNLMGEEGKLTSNLVQIEYPMEYQFEKNDTVIVWGELQGKRIYKEGSEEVPVIKGKYLEKGL
- a CDS encoding arsenate-mycothiol transferase ArsC yields the protein MMKTVVFLCPHNAAKSVIAKAYFDKLIDEKKLDFVATSSGTEPGKAVSPQVVQLMNEENIDVSHHVPRSVTTEELQSAWKIVSLGCDVNKLGSFREKMEAWDDIPPPSHDLIGARDAIRCRIETLVEEIEPT
- a CDS encoding chromate transporter — its product is MTEASLQKLGNNPEAASYTLWQLILYFLKLGTVGFGGPVALVGYMYRDLVEKRGWISESDYKDGLALAQLSPGPLAAQLGIYLGYVHYGILGATLAGIAFVLPSFVMVVAVSWAYIAFGGLTWMQAVFYAVGASVIGIIAFSAYKLTTKTIGKQWLLWGIYLVSAIYTAVMETEEIALILAAGILVWLVKAPPKQWFNKTKLNSMAIMPLAWASTKIPIADAGTLWHIFTFFTKAGAFVFGSGLAIVPFLYSGVVVENEWLNAQEFVDAVAVAMITPGPVVITTGFIGYLVAGFPGATIAAVATFLPAYLLTIIPAPFFKKYGKRPGIAAFIEGVTVAAIGAITGAVIVLGQRAIIDIPTALFAVITLGLLWKFKKISEPVIVLGAAVIGLIVYPLLHA